One Setaria italica strain Yugu1 chromosome I, Setaria_italica_v2.0, whole genome shotgun sequence DNA window includes the following coding sequences:
- the LOC111257011 gene encoding protein FAR1-RELATED SEQUENCE 5-like has translation MHQKHPKSLITDGDAAMMRAIEIVMPDADHRLCSWHIEQNMLKRFRGSKLKDFRKFIYHAMEEGEFDRLWREFRGTHNIKEDNLWVNRMYELRRKWAATFTRGRHFLGMQSNQRSESLNSRLHNHLDRKMSLVDLMEHYEFCLSRIRRNEIELDAKALCSIPFTKISADVLEKSAAQIFTPTIFQKVSFQIRKSSNWSVTEVTLQNGCLRYEVSLQGNNKRWFHVTCTFGSSLVDARCHCRKLEREGIPCAHTFCVMKYSRIESIPSCCVFVRWTMNAKSAFPTEMRTNTHVWTEQMDRYHSLRSKGNRALFKVSRSQGETKRVMKLLDDILKEDTQEQGMEEETTFGPLPAHFSAANQPGGTKVLDPVKIVSKGAPRSNKRWKASHEFWGTV, from the coding sequence ATGCACCAGAAGCATCCAAAATCCTTAATCACTGATGGGGACGCAGCGATGATGAGAGCTATTGAGATTGTCATGCCTGATGCAGATCACAGATTGTGCAGTTGGCACATAGAGCAGAACATGCTAAAACGGTTCCGTGGTTCGAAGCTCAAGGATTTCAGGAAGTTCATATACCATGCAATGGAGGAGGGTGAATTTGATAGGCTTTGGAGAGAGTTTAGAGGTACCCATAATATCAAAGAAGATAACCTATGGGTAAATAGGATGTACGAACTTAGAAGGAAGTGGGCTGCCACGTTCACAAGAGGGAGACATTTCTTGGGCATGCAAAGCAATCAGAGGAGCGAGAGTCTGAACTCAAGGCTTCACAACCATTTAGACCGAAAGATGTCCTTGGTTGATTTAATGGAGCATTATGAGTTTTGCCTATCACGCATTCGTCGGAATGAGATTGAGCTTGATGCGAAGGCTCTATGTTCTATCCCATTCACTAAGATTTCTGCTGATGTTCTTGAGAAAAGTGCTGCGCAGATCTTCACACCAACTATTTTCCAGAAAGTGAGCTTCCAGATAAGAAAATCAAGTAATTGGTCGGTGACAGAGGTGACATTGCAGAATGGGTGTTTGAGGTATGAGGTTTCATTGCAAGGCAACAACAAGCGTTGGTTTCACGTGACTTGTACCTTTGGGTCATCGTTGGTTGATGCTAGATGCCATTGCCGGAAGCTGGAGCGGGAAGGAATTCCATGTGCGCATACTTTCTGTGTCATGAAGTATTCTCGTATAGAGAGCATCCCTTCTTGTTGTGTTTTCGTGAGGTGGACTATGAATGCGAAGAGTGCTTTCCCAACGGAGATGCGTACCAACACGCATGTTTGGACTGAACAAATGGATCGTTACCATTCCCTTCGCTCAAAGGGCAATCGTGCTTTATTCAAAGTTTCTAGGAGCCAAGGTGAGACGAAGAGGGTAATGAAGTTACTTGATGATATTTTGAAAGAAGACACGCAGGAGCAAGGGATGGAAGAGGAAACAACATTTGGGCCTTTGCCGGCTCATTTCtcagcagccaaccagccaggTGGCACCAAAGTACTTGATCCGGTGAAGATTGTTTCGAAAGGTGCTCCGCGATCCAACAAGAGGTGGAAGGCAAGCCATGAATTCTGGGGAACTGTTTGA